Proteins encoded by one window of Yersinia massiliensis:
- the yqhD gene encoding alcohol dehydrogenase, which yields MQNFTLHTPTKVLFGTGQIAQLSKEIPADARILITYGGGSIKQNGVLDQVHDALKGFDFLEFGGIEPNPTYETLMKAVELIRAEKINFLLAVGGGSVLDGTKFIAAAVNYPQDPWHILETTGSAITEALPMGSVLTLPATGSETNSGAVISRRSTGDKQHFFSPHVQPLFAILDPVVTYSLPPRQVANGVVDAFVHTIEQYLTYPVDAKVQDRFAEGLLLTLIEDGPKALTDPENYAVRANIMWSATMALNGLIGAGVPQDWATHMLGHELTARHGLDHAQTLAVVLPALLVAKKEQKRTKLLQYAERVWGLREGTEDQRIDAAIEATRHFFESMGVATRLSAYKLDGSSIPDLIKKLEEHGMTQLGEHGDITLAESKRIYEAAV from the coding sequence ATGCAAAACTTTACCCTTCATACCCCGACTAAGGTGCTGTTTGGTACTGGCCAGATAGCGCAGTTGAGCAAAGAAATTCCTGCTGATGCCCGTATTTTGATCACCTATGGTGGCGGCAGCATTAAGCAAAATGGCGTGTTAGACCAAGTCCATGATGCACTGAAAGGCTTTGATTTCTTGGAGTTTGGCGGTATTGAACCTAACCCGACCTATGAAACATTGATGAAAGCAGTTGAGCTTATCCGCGCAGAAAAGATCAACTTCCTGTTAGCTGTGGGTGGAGGCTCAGTTCTTGATGGCACCAAATTCATTGCTGCGGCCGTCAACTATCCGCAGGATCCCTGGCACATTCTAGAAACGACAGGCAGCGCTATCACTGAAGCATTGCCGATGGGGTCAGTATTGACCTTACCCGCGACGGGATCTGAAACCAACAGCGGCGCAGTTATCAGCCGTCGTAGCACTGGTGACAAACAACACTTCTTCTCACCACATGTACAACCACTGTTTGCCATATTGGACCCTGTGGTCACCTATAGCCTGCCACCGCGTCAGGTCGCTAATGGGGTAGTCGATGCATTTGTTCATACCATTGAGCAATACCTGACTTACCCCGTTGATGCAAAAGTACAAGACCGTTTTGCTGAAGGTCTGCTATTAACCTTGATTGAGGATGGTCCTAAAGCGCTGACCGACCCAGAAAATTACGCTGTACGCGCCAATATTATGTGGAGCGCAACCATGGCATTAAATGGGCTGATTGGTGCTGGTGTGCCGCAAGATTGGGCAACCCATATGCTCGGCCATGAACTCACCGCTCGCCATGGCCTCGATCATGCACAAACACTGGCCGTGGTATTGCCTGCACTGTTGGTGGCGAAAAAAGAGCAGAAACGCACCAAACTGCTGCAATATGCCGAGCGTGTATGGGGTCTGCGTGAGGGAACTGAAGATCAACGCATTGATGCCGCGATTGAAGCCACTCGTCATTTCTTTGAAAGCATGGGTGTCGCGACTCGCCTATCTGCCTACAAACTCGATGGTAGTTCCATTCCTGACTTGATCAAGAAATTGGAAGAGCATGGAATGACTCAACTGGGTGAACACGGTGATATCACGCTAGCAGAGAGTAAACGTATCTACGAAGCTGCTGTCTAA
- a CDS encoding DedA family protein, producing MDVLHEILNALWQQDFSKLADPNVIWVIYGILFTTLFLENGLLPASFLPGDSLLLLAGALIAKGVMGFLPTLIILTLAASLGCWLSYLQGLWLGDTKVVKRWLLQLPVHYRQRAHTLFVRHGLAALIIGRFLAFVRTLLPTLAGISGLNSARFQFFNWLSGLLWVGSVVGLGFALSHIPLVKHYENQVMTALMILPIVLLLVGLVGTLVLVWCKRKSATE from the coding sequence ATGGATGTATTACACGAAATCCTAAATGCCTTATGGCAGCAGGATTTTAGTAAACTTGCTGATCCAAATGTGATTTGGGTCATTTATGGCATTCTCTTTACCACCCTATTTTTAGAAAACGGTCTGCTGCCAGCTTCTTTCTTACCCGGTGATAGCTTATTGCTATTGGCAGGGGCCTTAATCGCCAAGGGCGTCATGGGGTTCTTACCCACCCTTATCATTCTGACCTTGGCGGCCAGCCTCGGTTGTTGGCTAAGTTACTTGCAGGGATTATGGTTAGGCGATACCAAAGTCGTCAAAAGGTGGCTGCTACAATTACCGGTTCATTATCGTCAACGTGCCCATACCTTGTTTGTTCGCCATGGTTTGGCAGCCCTGATTATTGGCCGTTTTCTCGCTTTTGTGCGTACCCTGTTGCCCACACTTGCCGGTATTTCTGGCCTGAACAGTGCGCGTTTTCAATTCTTTAACTGGCTCAGTGGGCTGTTATGGGTTGGCAGCGTCGTGGGGCTGGGCTTCGCGCTGAGCCACATCCCGTTAGTTAAGCATTATGAAAATCAGGTCATGACCGCACTGATGATTTTACCGATTGTTTTGTTATTGGTCGGTTTGGTCGGCACACTGGTGCTGGTGTGGTGTAAACGTAAAAGCGCGACGGAATAA
- a CDS encoding AraC family transcriptional regulator, with amino-acid sequence MTEVNDIQAQMAEKITRLAKGNGLTLSAVPKVKILYSTVHQPRTPVMYTPSVVIIFQGHKVGYLGSKVFRYDPKNYLILTVPLPFECETFASPEIPLAGISIHIDSQMLQDLLIDIGDDELDKPFGNASGVNSSALTDEMLCATERLLDVMSQPRDARVLGPQIVREILYYVLCGQCGGALQALVNRHGHFNQITKTLRRIEHQFADNLNVEQLAADVNMSVSAFHHNFKAVTNTSPLQYLKSYRLHRARMMMLHDGLKASTAANKVGYESASQFSREFKRYFGHTPSEEVAKLRTN; translated from the coding sequence ATGACAGAGGTGAATGATATTCAAGCGCAGATGGCGGAGAAGATTACCCGTTTGGCAAAGGGTAATGGCTTAACACTTTCCGCAGTACCGAAGGTGAAAATCCTGTACTCCACCGTTCATCAGCCGCGTACACCGGTCATGTACACCCCCAGTGTGGTGATTATATTCCAGGGGCATAAAGTCGGTTATTTGGGCAGTAAAGTGTTTCGTTATGACCCGAAAAACTACCTGATTTTGACAGTGCCATTGCCGTTTGAATGTGAAACTTTTGCTAGCCCAGAAATACCACTGGCGGGCATTTCAATTCATATCGATAGCCAAATGCTACAGGATTTACTCATCGATATTGGTGATGATGAGCTGGACAAACCCTTCGGTAATGCGTCAGGCGTTAACTCATCTGCGCTCACAGATGAAATGCTGTGTGCTACCGAACGGTTGCTAGATGTGATGTCCCAACCCCGTGATGCCAGAGTCTTAGGGCCACAAATTGTGCGTGAAATTCTCTATTATGTGCTTTGTGGTCAGTGCGGTGGGGCATTGCAGGCGTTAGTGAATCGACACGGGCACTTTAATCAAATTACAAAGACATTACGGCGGATTGAACATCAGTTTGCAGATAATCTTAATGTGGAGCAATTAGCCGCCGATGTGAATATGAGTGTTTCTGCATTCCATCACAACTTTAAAGCGGTAACCAATACTTCTCCTTTGCAATATCTGAAATCTTATCGGTTGCATCGTGCGCGGATGATGATGTTACACGACGGCCTAAAGGCCAGCACCGCCGCAAACAAAGTGGGGTATGAAAGTGCGTCACAGTTCAGTCGTGAATTTAAACGTTACTTCGGCCACACCCCCAGCGAAGAGGTTGCCAAGTTGCGCACCAACTGA
- a CDS encoding YgiQ family radical SAM protein: protein MSTSLIQPERDLFSYQPYWAECYGTAPFLPMSREEMDVLGWDSCDIIVITGDAYVDHPSFGMAIIGRMLEAQGFRVGIIAQPDWTNKNDFMRLGEPNLFFGVTAGNMDSMINRYTADRKLRHDDAYTPDNESGKRPDRATLVYSQRCKEAYSHVPVLLGGIEASLRRIAHYDYWSDTVRRSVIVDAKADMLVYGNGERPLVEVAHRLAAGEKIADIQDVRNTVVMRKTALPGWSGVDSTRIDNPGRIEAIPNPYGEDLPCATNEIPEPEAKPVTVRAAKPKPWEKTYVLLPSYEKVKADKVLYAHTSRILHHETNPGCARALMQKHGDRYIWINPPAIPLSTDEMDSVFGLPYQRVPHPSYGKSPIPAYDMIRFSVNIMRGCYGGCSFCSITEHEGRIIQSRSEDSIIREIEEIRDKVPGFTGIISDLGGPTANMYMLRCQSPRAEQTCRRASCVYPDICQHMDTNHEPTISLYRRARDLKGIKKILIASGVRYDIAVEDPRYIKELASHHVGGYLKIAPEHTEEGPLSKMMKPGMGSYQRFKELFDTYSKQAGKEQYLIPYFISAHPGTEDKDMVNLALWLKKNRFRLDQVQNFYPSPLANSTTMYYTGKNPLSKVGYKSEDVVVPKGDRQRRLHKALLRYHDPANWPMIRDALSDMGMQHLIGSRRECLVPAATIEEQREARRALRHHTPALTKHTSITRQRQPGGRTHAVPAGKKPPSASGATAPKSAGSKTGANRAPVNKPSGTSKGKTKPH from the coding sequence ATGAGTACCAGCCTGATCCAACCAGAACGTGACCTATTCTCCTATCAGCCATATTGGGCTGAATGCTACGGCACTGCGCCATTCTTGCCGATGTCACGGGAGGAAATGGACGTACTAGGCTGGGACAGCTGCGATATTATTGTCATCACTGGTGATGCTTATGTTGATCACCCAAGTTTCGGAATGGCTATCATTGGTCGGATGCTAGAGGCCCAAGGCTTCCGCGTGGGCATTATCGCTCAGCCAGATTGGACCAATAAAAATGATTTCATGCGCCTTGGTGAGCCGAATCTGTTTTTTGGTGTGACCGCCGGAAACATGGACTCGATGATCAACCGTTACACGGCTGACCGAAAGTTGCGTCATGACGATGCCTATACGCCCGATAATGAAAGCGGTAAGCGACCAGACCGTGCCACATTGGTCTATAGCCAGCGCTGCAAAGAAGCCTATAGCCATGTGCCTGTCTTGCTCGGCGGTATTGAGGCCAGCTTGCGGCGCATTGCCCATTACGATTATTGGTCAGACACAGTACGCCGTTCGGTTATCGTGGATGCGAAAGCAGATATGTTGGTCTACGGTAATGGCGAGCGGCCACTGGTTGAAGTTGCGCATCGTCTGGCAGCCGGTGAGAAAATCGCCGACATTCAAGATGTTCGTAACACGGTCGTGATGCGCAAAACGGCGCTACCAGGCTGGAGTGGGGTAGATTCTACCCGTATAGATAACCCCGGCCGTATTGAAGCTATCCCCAATCCATATGGCGAAGATTTACCCTGCGCAACGAATGAGATCCCTGAGCCGGAAGCTAAACCTGTTACTGTGCGTGCCGCCAAGCCCAAGCCATGGGAGAAAACCTATGTCTTGCTGCCTTCCTATGAAAAAGTGAAAGCAGACAAAGTGTTATATGCGCATACATCGCGGATTTTGCATCATGAAACGAACCCCGGTTGCGCTCGTGCATTGATGCAAAAACATGGCGACCGCTATATTTGGATCAATCCGCCAGCCATTCCGCTGAGCACAGACGAGATGGACAGCGTTTTCGGGCTCCCTTATCAGCGTGTGCCGCATCCTTCTTATGGGAAATCACCTATCCCAGCGTACGACATGATTCGCTTCTCGGTTAACATCATGCGCGGATGCTATGGCGGCTGTTCATTCTGCTCCATTACTGAGCATGAAGGGCGTATTATTCAGAGTCGTTCAGAGGATTCCATTATTCGCGAGATCGAAGAGATTCGCGATAAAGTGCCTGGTTTTACCGGCATTATTTCCGATCTAGGTGGCCCGACAGCGAACATGTATATGTTACGTTGCCAATCACCGCGTGCTGAACAAACGTGCCGCCGCGCATCTTGCGTTTATCCTGATATTTGCCAGCACATGGACACCAACCACGAGCCGACCATTTCCCTCTATCGGCGGGCGCGTGATTTGAAAGGGATCAAAAAGATCCTGATTGCCTCAGGGGTACGTTACGATATTGCAGTTGAAGACCCACGTTATATCAAAGAATTAGCCAGCCACCATGTGGGCGGTTATTTGAAAATAGCGCCGGAACACACGGAGGAAGGGCCACTTTCCAAAATGATGAAACCGGGCATGGGCAGCTATCAACGCTTTAAAGAGCTATTTGATACCTACTCTAAGCAAGCGGGTAAAGAGCAGTATTTGATCCCTTACTTCATCTCTGCCCATCCGGGGACGGAAGATAAGGACATGGTTAATTTGGCGCTGTGGTTGAAGAAAAACCGATTCCGTTTGGATCAGGTGCAGAACTTCTATCCTTCGCCATTGGCGAACTCCACCACCATGTATTACACCGGTAAAAACCCGCTGTCGAAAGTTGGTTATAAAAGTGAAGATGTCGTGGTGCCAAAAGGCGATCGCCAGCGGCGGTTACATAAAGCATTGTTGCGCTATCATGATCCAGCTAACTGGCCAATGATTCGCGATGCATTAAGCGATATGGGGATGCAGCACCTGATTGGTAGCCGCCGTGAGTGCTTGGTACCCGCAGCGACGATTGAAGAGCAACGTGAAGCTCGCCGTGCGCTGCGCCATCATACGCCAGCGCTCACTAAACATACGTCAATCACTCGTCAGCGTCAGCCTGGTGGTCGAACACATGCCGTGCCAGCGGGGAAAAAACCGCCTTCAGCTAGTGGCGCAACAGCACCTAAATCAGCAGGTAGTAAAACCGGCGCAAATAGAGCGCCGGTGAATAAGCCGTCAGGGACGAGCAAAGGCAAAACAAAACCTCATTGA
- the dkgA gene encoding 2,5-didehydrogluconate reductase DkgA has translation MSTQPIIKLHDGNLMPQLGLGVWQASIEETQLAVSKALEVGYRSVDTAAIYKNEEGVGKAIKEANVAREELFVTTKLWNDSQRNPKQGLEESLQKLQLDYVDLYLIHWPVPAQDHYVSAWRELIALKAQGLIRSIGVCNFNIPHLQRLIDETGVAPTLNQIELHPLLQQRQIHAWNATHHIATESWSPLAQGGQGVFDQEIIRQLAQKYSKTPAQIVIRWHLDCGLIVIPKSVTPARIKENFDVFDFKLHKDELTAISKLDCGKRLGPDPAVFGSDG, from the coding sequence ATGTCGACGCAACCCATTATCAAATTGCACGATGGCAATCTGATGCCACAACTTGGCCTTGGCGTTTGGCAGGCAAGTATTGAAGAAACGCAGCTTGCTGTCAGCAAGGCTTTAGAGGTGGGCTATCGGTCGGTGGATACCGCGGCTATTTATAAAAATGAAGAAGGCGTCGGCAAGGCAATAAAAGAGGCAAACGTCGCCCGGGAAGAGCTATTTGTGACCACTAAACTGTGGAATGATAGCCAACGTAACCCAAAACAGGGGCTCGAAGAGAGCCTGCAAAAACTTCAGCTCGATTATGTCGATCTCTATCTCATCCATTGGCCGGTTCCCGCACAGGATCATTATGTCAGTGCTTGGCGTGAACTTATCGCCTTAAAAGCACAAGGTTTGATCCGCAGTATTGGCGTCTGTAACTTCAATATCCCGCATCTACAACGATTGATTGATGAAACGGGGGTTGCGCCTACGCTCAATCAGATTGAACTGCATCCACTGCTACAACAGCGCCAGATCCATGCTTGGAATGCCACTCATCATATTGCAACTGAGTCTTGGAGCCCCTTAGCGCAAGGAGGCCAGGGTGTTTTTGATCAAGAGATTATTCGCCAGTTAGCGCAAAAATACAGCAAAACGCCGGCACAAATTGTGATCCGATGGCATCTTGATTGCGGGCTGATTGTGATTCCAAAATCAGTCACACCAGCGCGTATTAAGGAAAATTTCGACGTGTTTGACTTCAAACTGCACAAAGATGAGTTGACGGCAATTTCGAAGTTAGATTGTGGTAAACGATTAGGGCCAGACCCGGCTGTCTTCGGGTCTGACGGCTGA